In Ochotona princeps isolate mOchPri1 chromosome 33, mOchPri1.hap1, whole genome shotgun sequence, one DNA window encodes the following:
- the LOC131478431 gene encoding olfactory receptor 7D4-like gives MEPRNQTAMTQFLLLGLSEDAALQPLLFGLFLSMDVLCVLGNLLIILAITFDAHLHTPMYFFLSNLSLNDICFISTTVPRMLMNIQTQSKAISYEGCLAQMYFFMIFGTLDSMLLTVMAYDRFVAICHPLHYTVIMNPRLCGLLLLLCWSISLGQSSLQVLLALRVSFCRETKIPHFFCELAQILKLACSDLMVNTIVQYFITGLVGIIPLSGILFSYSRIISSILSISSAAGKYKAFSTCGSHLSVVSLFYGAGLGVYLTSGMVHPSKTGSVCSVMYTVVSPTLNPFIYSLRNKDMKGALRSFFNRVACSQ, from the coding sequence ATGGAACCAAGAAACCAGACAGCCATGACCCAGTTCCTCCTTCTGGGGCTTTCTGAAgatgcagccctgcagcccctccTCTTTGGGCTGTTCCTGTCCATGGACGTGCTCTGTGTTCTAGGCAACCTGCTCATCATCCTGGCCATCACCTTCGACGCCcacctccacacacccatgtacttcttcctctccAACTTGTCCCTCAATGACATCTGTTTCATCTCTACCACGGTACCCAGGATGTTGATGAACATCCAGACACAGAGCAAAGCCATCTCGTATGAAGGCTGTCTTGCCCAGAtgtattttttcatgatttttggcACTCTGGACAGCATGCTGCTGAcagtgatggcctatgaccggttTGTGGCCATCTGCCACCCACTGCACTACACGGTCATCATGAACCCTCGGCTGTGTGGCCTCCTGCTTCTGCTTTGTTGGTCCATCTCCCTGGGACAGTCTTCCCTTCAGGTCCTCCTGGCACTGAGGGTGTCTTTCTGCAGGGAAACAAAAATCCCCCACTTTTTCTGTGAACTCGCTCAGATCCTCAAGCTTGCCTGCTCTGACCTTATGGTCAACACTATTGTGCAATATTTTATAACTGGCCTAGTAGGTATCATCCCGCTGAGTGGAATCCTTTTTTCTTATTCTAGAATCATCTCATCCATATTGAGCATTTCCTCTGCAGCAGGCAAGTACaaagccttctccacctgtggctcGCACCTCTCAGTTGTCTCCTTGTTCTATGGTGCGGGGCTTGGGGTCTACCTCACTTCTGGAATGGTGCATCCCTCCAAAACAGGCTCAGTGTGCTCAGTGATGTACACAGTGGTCAGCCCCACactgaaccccttcatctacagctTGAGGAACAAGGACATGAAGGGGGCTTTGAGAAGCTTCTTCAACAGAGTGGCTTGCTCTCAGTGA
- the LOC101529513 gene encoding olfactory receptor 7E178-like — protein sequence MEAQNLTRVWEFLLLGLSEDQETQLFLFGLFCSMYLVTVLGNLLIILAVTSDSHLHTPMYFFLCNLSLADVGFTSTTIPKMLVNLQTHSKSITYEGCLTQVFCFYFFGCLDSLLLTAMAYDRLMAICYPLNYVVIMNDRLCGLLVLVSLLISLLDSQLHCLVVSQLAFCTLVEIPHFFCDPPQLIRLACSDTSTSRMLIYMIGVIFGGVPVSAILYSYARIVSSVLRVPSTDGKQKAFSTCGSHLSVVCLFYGTGLGVYLSSAISSSPKKGTVTSLMYTTVAPMLNPFIYSLRNRDMKTALWKVLRRFI from the coding sequence ATGGAAGCACAGAACCTAACACGTGTCTGGGAATTCCTCCTACTGGGCCTGTCAGAGGATCaagaaacacagctcttcctcttTGGGTTGTTCTGCTCCATGTACCTGGTCACAGTGCTCGGGAACCTACTCATCATCCTGGCTGTCACCTCTGACTCCCACCTGCAcacccccatgtacttcttcctctgcaACCTGTCCTTGGCTGACGTGGGGTTCACCTCCACAACCATCCCCAAAATGCTGGTGAACCTCCAGACACACAGCAAATCCATCACCTATGAGGGCTGCCTAACTCAggtgttctgtttttatttttttggatgtTTGGACAGTTTGCTCTTGACGGCAATGGCCTATGACCGACTCATGGCCATCTGTTACCCTCTGAACTATGTGGTCATCATGAATGACCGCCTCTGTGGTCTGTTGGTCCTGGTGTCACTTCTCATCAGCCTTTTGGACTCCCAGCTGCACTGTTTGGTGGTGTCACAGCTTGCATTCTGCACACTTGTGGAAATCCCTCATTTCTTTTGTGACCCTCCTCAACTCATCCGTCTGGCCTGCTCCGACACTTCCACCAGCCGCATGCTGATCTATATGATTGGCGTCATCTTTGGTGGGGTTCCAGTCTCAGCAATCCTGTACTCTTACGCTCGGATTGTCTCCTCTGTTCTGAGGGTCCCATCCACAGACGGGAAGCAGAAAGCCTTCTCTACCTGTGGTTCTCACCTGTCTGTGGTTTGCTTGTTTTATGGGACAGGCCTTGGGGTGTATCTCAGTTCAGCTATCTCGTCCTCCCCCAAGAAGGGTACCGTGACCTCGCTGATGTATACCACAGTGGCTCCCATGCTTAATCCCTTCATCTATAGcttgagaaacagagacatgAAGACAGCCCTCTGGAAGGTTCTCAGAAGATTCATCTAA